Part of the Verrucomicrobiia bacterium genome, CCCGCTTGAGCTCCGGGTCCAAAATCGTGGACCCCGCCGATGACGCCGCCGGCCTCGCCGTCAGCAACCGCATGGACGCCCAGATTAACCGTCTCGGCGCCGCCAAATCCAACGTGCTCAACGCCCTCTCGTTCACCCAAACCCAGGACGGCTACCTCAAAAAAGTCGCCAAGGCCCTGGACCGCATGAGCGAGCTGGCCATCCTCGCCCAGGACGTCACCAAGACCGACGCCGACCGCGACCTGTATCAGAAGGAGTTTGAGGAGTTGGGCAATTTCATCTCCAACACCGCCACCAAGGATTTCAACGGCGTCAGCCTGTTCACCAGCAACACCTTGGGCGTCACCATCGATGCTGAAGGCAACACCTTCGACATGAATGGCACCGACCTCAGCGTGACCGCTTACACCGACGCCATCGCCGCCAGTGTGGCCACCACCGTGGGCGCCGCCGACGCCCTGAAGAAGGTCAAGGACGCCATCAGTCAACTGGCCCAGGACCGCGCCAGAATCGGGGCCAACCAAACCCGCCTCCAGGCCACCATTGATCAGCTCGTCCTGGTCAAGGAAAACATGAACGCCGCCAGCTCCCGCAT contains:
- a CDS encoding flagellin, translating into MVINTNIHAQVSASNLQKSQELLGKSLARLSSGSKIVDPADDAAGLAVSNRMDAQINRLGAAKSNVLNALSFTQTQDGYLKKVAKALDRMSELAILAQDVTKTDADRDLYQKEFEELGNFISNTATKDFNGVSLFTSNTLGVTIDAEGNTFDMNGTDLSVTAYTDAIAASVATTVGAADALKKVKDAISQLAQDRARIGANQTRLQATIDQLVLVKENMNAASSRIRDVDVAEESTEYARNNILVQSGTAMLAQANQLPQSVLRLLQ